CAGATCTGCGAGACTTGGGTGTTGGCTTTTTGGAGTCGACTTGCGATATCGTTGGGTTCTGGCTGAGTATCTTGTGCGTTATGATTCATTTTGTAAGTTACTGCGGGATTGGATAAAGACTCGGGTTTGAAAGAGGTGCCAAGGGAAAGGATTGATGTTGGGTAATGGCCAATTCTTGTGAGATGTAGCTAGTACGCTGGCCACGATGCTTCCAGTGCCAAGGTTGGATGTGAAGACTACGTTACAAGTGTACGGAAATTGTGTGAACGATAGTATGGCGCATGTAAATTTTCGTGTGAATAAAGCAGATGGCTTGTAATCGAAACGCAAGTCATTTCTGCGACCAGCAGTCAGCCGCGATAGACAGCATACTACAATCTACACTCAATATACTCAGTGCaccaagacaaagaaaacCAAGTAATCCATAATGGCAAAATTTCCCCGCTGGGGACGAGGATACATGCAGCCAATATTGGGCCGAGCGGCTCACTTGGGTCGTGCATCGTGGTCGATGCTCTTCTTTCATGTCTGCAGTACATGACTTGGGGGTATTGGCAAACTAATTTACTGAATAACGGGGAAACAAGCAATGAACATCGCTCGGAAGTCATCAATCTTGCCGGGGACACAGCATTCAACTTAAAGTCACCAACGATACTTGGTCATTGGTAGACATGAAGACAAAACTAAATTCAAAACTCAATAAGACAATCTATGGGTCATTCGTCGTTAGAGCACGCTCTGCATCAGACATATGCGGCTTTCCTGTAGTCGAGTTCCTCCACAAAGTAAAAACGTTCCCCTGCCGACGAGCCGCTATGTGGCTAAGCTCTCAGAGGCATGGTTCACGGCCGGTATCCCATATTCTCAGGGCTACTGATTCAAATCAGTGTTTGCCTTTTCCATCGTGGTCCTACGGCTATATGGGCATTCCCAACAAAAGCCGGATCCTACAATCCCTGGAGTGGCAGATGTCCCCATCTAAATCGAGCAGGGCAGCCTGCCAAACTAAGATGGGGAATTCCCCGAAttgccttttgcctttctgCTGGATATCCTATCCCCTCATGGCAAGACTGGGCGTGACAAGTACACTTGCACCACCGAAAATTCAAAATTCCATCCCTGCCCTGAATGAAGGGCGCCCCTATGACAAGGTTAGCTGCTGTAAGAGTGATGGGTGAGTTCGGTGCATGGGAGTAGACTTACCATTCTCCTTCAACCGGTAGTGTAGTTTCTGCGATTCATGTCCGAACGAGCATCAGTGGAGGAAACAGAGCTCAgattcgtcgtcatcttggccatgaaAGCAAGACGTCTCTGCATTTCGTTGATTTGCTGCAGGTTACGCGCATCATCAGGCTTGTCCAGTCCGCGGCAAAGGGTTTCAACGGCGCGTCGCTGATCGAGCCACTCCTCAATCAGCGGCTTGGCTGAGGGCTTTGCGTCGGCTACTGGCATTGACTTGAGCGTCGCCTTGCGAGTAGTAGTTTGTGTTTCAACCACCTCGGGCTTTCTCTTGCGGCCCTTGGCAGATTGACCACTGGCGCCTGAAGGCGGCGAGCCACCAGCGCTTCCATGGTCGTTGTGAACGCGCTTCATGTGGTCCCTGAGGTTCCACTGGCGAGGGAAGCCATTACCGATGACGGCGCGCTCGCAGCCGTCATAGACACAGAGGAAGGGCTTATCGCCGTGTCCGTGTAGTCCGTGTGCCTCACGCTCATGGCGCAGGAGGCAGGCGGTGGAAGAGAAACGGGCACCCTCACAGGAATCTGCCTTGCAGCGGTATGGCTTCAAGTGTGAATCGACAAATTTGCTAATTCCCCGTTAGTTCCATCAAGTCTAATGCTGGCATGGCAGGTCGGGCGAAAGACTTACTCGTAGTTGCACTTGAGCTTCTCGggcttgtggctgcaggTGTTTTGTCCTTCCCAAGGACAATGGAAGAGCCCATCTGATCCAGGGGTGGCATTCTTGTAGAGCTCGTGGTCCCGAGCAGAGGACTCACCATCACTCCCATGTCTGCGAGATGCATATCCACTGGGAATGGccaagccatcttcaatcttggGAACGACGTCCTTGCTCTCTGAAAGGGCCATCTTTCGCTCCGCACTGATGAGAGATGTGTGAGATTCCTGCTCGGCGTTCGTGCCAAAATAATCGACATACCTGGGTGTTTCGCCAACGACTTCAGGCGACGAGTTCGGGCTCAGCGCAGAAGGCAGCCAAACCTCGTCAATTGTAGCAGGGGAGGAAGTCCGAGAAATGGAGCTAGAGAAGCAATCCCATGAACTCGGTGATGAGTTGTCTGGCAACACTGACTCGGGACCCAAATGCATGTGTGCGGGCACCATGTGCATGGGAGTGGTGTCAGTGACGGCAAAGGCACCGCCAGCAGTGGCCATGTtcatgccaatgccgccgAGCTCAGACCAATACATTTGGGAGTTCACAGTATTGGCATCGGCAGCTACCAAAAGGCAAGAGTCCATGCCGGCCAAGGTACCAGCAGTGACACCTGCGTGGGAGACATTCCTGAAGGCGGACACATTACCTCTGCTCAGTTGTGAAGATTGAGAGAGAGACGAGCCACAAGATCGGCTCGAATCAGCCCTGGACATGGCTTGAGCCATAACTGAACTTTGCGCAGTGGTCCTTGGGTTTGTCCAGACAGATTCCATGGACGGAGCATGTTCTAGTCTTGATCCTCTAGGGGTAGTCTGACCAGATGTGAATAGATAGTCCTCGGCCTCTCCAGAGTGTGATGATCCATTGTCCGGGTAGTCTTGGAAGGTCTGAGCACCCTCTgaagttggccatgatgatcCGTTCAGAAGGTCTGTGGATTGCTCTGTTTgagcaaaagaaaacatcCCGTTGGCATTTGACGCCATAGATGATTGGGGGTAGCTGTAATCGCTGCTATGGTCAGTATGACAAACACTACGGTGATACTTTGAAAATGCATGTAGTAGAAGAAAGACAATGAACATAAAACAAAACGAAATCTACCGGGAGTCAACTTTGATCCTGTCACAAGGTTAGTCCCAAGCCCATGTACTATATTCGGAGAAGTGTTTACAAACCCAGCCAAGTACTAAAAGTACATCGTGATATTCGGGGCAAGGTCTTGCAATCCAGGGCAGGAATTCCATCATGTCAAGGTTCCATGTGATCGATATCAGTGTCCAAGTGGTTCGTAAAGGCGAGGTTGAAAATTGATCCAGTGGCTCGATGATTTAACGCAAGCATCACGTTGTTGGTCCGGTTCATTGAAGGGGTGAGTCGAACATAGGTGACAAAAGGTCCAAAGTCACTCCGTTATCAAGTTCATATTGGTTCGTTTAGTCCATAAAGACACGATGCTGTAAATCAGGTTCGCAGGTCCAAACTCAAAAAGACAAGATCAAAATCCTCATGGCAGTGAAGCTGAAAGAACAAGGTTCCAAAAATCCATGTGGCAGACCATGTGTTCACAGGTTTGTGTAACTTGTTGTTGTGTCCTCTTTTTTCGCGGCTGCGATAGCAATCAAATTGGATTGCACGAACTTGTAAAAAGTTCTTATACCGACGTTTACCACGCGTCAGACTATTTCGACACAGATTGGTTCATCTGCGTTCCGTGTCCATAGGGAATGCAAACTGAGAAAAGCAGAATGCTCGATCCAAAATGAAAACGCTGGTCCTGTGCAATTCCTGGAAATAATTTGGTCCGAAATATAATCCTATAGAATCCAAAATGCTCACAAGGTTCGAATTCCTGGGGTTTCTGGTTTCTGTATTCTTAATCGCATCAAAGCGGGCCATACTCACCGCGAAATGGCACTGTAGTTCTTGAAATTGTTTTCTAGTTCCTTGCCCGGCTCGGGCAAGTACTGTATTCCGTTTCACTCCGCGGAAACTTGTGTCGTAATGATCCTCATTTGTGGCCATGTCCTGGATATGATAAAAAGGTCCCATTGGGCGGCAAGATCCGGTCAAGAGAGGCaagagaaaaaagaaagaaataCATGATTTCTCGCGCAACATGAAAAATGAAAGTCCTGGAATTCAAACGGAAGAAAAAAAACAGTACCTAGAAAGTGATTGGACCTCTTCGAGGTCAACTGTGCTATTGTAACCTGGCATGTTGGCCTGGCGTGACACAACAAGAGCAACTGGCATTGTAATCCTGGTGGAATGTGGTGTGAAGAGCACACAGATACAACCAAAGATCGAATTAGATCAACTTGGAGGTCTCAGtggcaaggaagaaaaggctAATACTGTCCCGGTGGCAAAAATGAGCTATGGAGCTAGGCGCCTTGAAGCTTCTGATGCAAAACGGGTCAAGTATAGTAAGTGAATCCTGGGGTTGGTTATGTGTATGGGGACAGTGTCAATCCTTTGGCCTGGTCTGTCTGTGGAAGATCAGATGTTTGGTTTTGAGTGAAAGCGGAAAAGGCTTTTTGTCGTAAGATCAGAAAGTGGCAAAGCTtgttttgaagaagaaacaaaaggcTGTCGCAAGGTGAGTTGGGCTGAAATGTTGGGCAGAAAATTTACGAACGAAAGAAGGAAGGGTTGGGCCACGAGGGGACTTGCGGGTTTTATTGTTGCAATGGAAGCCTGACGACGATGATCAAGAGTCAGTCAGCGTCAGCGCGagccagcatcagcagccgTCCCGTCACCCTCTATCAGACGAGACAACACAGAAACCTGCAGATGCttgcagccaggccagcaCAGGCCTGCAGAGGCCCGCAGTGAATGGAGTTTTGCTGGCATCCCTCGTCCAGATGACGCCAATCGCAAAGCCATGTTTGGCGGTTCCTTGGCTGGTGCGCACATGGGGACTGACGGACTAACGGGGGGCCGCATGTATGCGCTGGCAATTTCACAACGAGTAATTGCCAGCATGGTGAGTGATTCGTCTGGCCGTACAAGGGTCATGACTGTCACCGGTTTCCTTAACTGGCCTGGGAGGAGGAAACGTCTCACGAGAATGTGCCATGgtggagaagaggaagaagacagGGCGACATGACTGGTTATTTCGGCGCCAACTGTGACGGCGTCCAGCACCAGGAAGCAGAGGCCGCAGAACAACAAAGCAATGCATGTTTGGGCCTATCGAGCAAATATCCAGTCGGAAACAGCGGGACTGGGGTTGTCGAGATATTTTTTGTCATATCAATCCATGCTGGCTGGTTgaattggccaagaagtATTGGTGATGAGACGAACCAGCACAGACACGGCCACGGTCAAAGTCCCTGGATGACATGAGAATACGTCGTTGCCGCAGACTTTTGCGGCCAAGATCTGTCCATCAACAACGTGGCCGAACATATTCTCCGCGTCATTTCCAAAAACATGTCATCAAACGATTACAAACCAATGCACAGGACAGCAAGTTTGACTCAGAGAGAAGTTTACCCAACCAAATGGGGGTGAGCCTGGGCCGACGGTGACGAGCACTGCGTGCCAACACCGTTGTGTGACCGCTCTTGACGTGGCCGCCTTTTTCGCTTCAGGATCTTGTATGGTTGTACCGAAGCGGGGTTGCCCAAGGGCCTATGGACTCGATTTGAGACATAAAAATTTTCGCCTTCAGGCAGCGAATGGCGTGCCTCTCGCGATAGCCACGTATGAAGCAAGCTGAATAACACGCTTCGGTCGAGCCCGCTCGATGTGATGAGACGGGCATGATGAGGGTGCTCCGTAAGCACCTGAATATCTGATAATTGACAGGAGCATGACCCTTCTCCCCTTCAGAAACGGCAAATGGTGGGAGGCATGGCTGAAGACGGAAGGCTAGGAAACGGGACGGCACGCTCTGCACGTGGGGCTGTGGCTGAATAAAACGAAGTTGATGGTGGCCTTCCATGTCTAGTTGAACTTGACCGAGTCCTTCGACATGAGCTAGCGTGTGAAAACCAGGCTGATGATGTCGGGAGCAAATTCTCTTTAGAAGCACGTGATCTGAGAGAGCTATTTCGGCAACTTGATGGCATCACGGTTTTATCTGTGTTGTTCTGTTGCAGAAATTTTGCTAATCTGTGTATCGTTGCAGCAGTGCGACATTTTCCCTGCGTCAATAATCCAGGGGTTCGTTACGAAGAACTTTGCCGACGATGCGTTTCGAATTGCTGTCATCGTCGCTTTGTTTTTTAAAATCAGCTGTTTACCAGGCTTCAACCTACCGAAGTTGAAAATGGAACTGAATACCATATCAACGTTTTATTGCTAACTCCCATTCCACTAAGTAAGTATCTCCATCAACCGAAGGGTGAGGATTCGGTCATCCCCGCGGGGTAAGGATTTCGTGATATCACGGAGGCGGTTCTTGACATGCCCGTCAAGTGCTCATGATGGCGGTAGGCATACTCCATGCCAGGGCATGAAACGGGAttttcaacattgtcatACGAGCAGCATGGAGATCTGGAACTCCAGTCACCTCTCTCTATGAGCATTGTTGAACAGTCCTGTCGAGTGACGATTGCGCTTATGAGGAGGAAAATCCATCCGGCCCAAACAGACTGTGGAAATCACTCATCACACAATAATCAACCGCAAatctactccgtatggtATTGCAGGACTTCTGTTGGGACGAGATGAACCCCAGATCAGAAAATGCTGTTGCGTTCAGTTGCTGAGTGCATATCCATCAGCCGTTGGCTGTATCGACCACAATTTCGCTTTTTGGCTGCCGCGACCTTTTGGGCAAGGAGAGGCTGGTGAATGAGCTTGTGAGGCCGGCTTGACTGTGATCCGCTCTCTTCCTTCAATCCAGCCACAGGACAATAATATGCTCGACACCAAATCAGTGTCTCGTtgttactccgtacaaacGGTGAGAATGAGTTGTCACCAGACATTGACTGGTCACCAATTTCAGCTGGCATCGGTTCGGCGGCCGGAGTGTGCTCCTTATGTTCACACACATCTTGCATATCGGCGACATGACATCTCGCAACTCATATCAATTTCATTTTTTTTCCTCCTGCGACTGCTGCCCCGCTATCGTCAAGTAACCCAACTTGCTCACCCTGTGTTTGGACTGGGCGCCGATGAGTACGTGATTGGGCATCAGCCATTGCATTGTGGACTTTGATGCCCTTTCGCCATGCATCCAACGTCACTTTGCCGATGACACTGTACAGAGCCCACTGGATCTGGCATACAATCTGCATCAACCAGGGCCGTGCCGGATTCGTCTAATAACTAATCGCGCTCGGAGTATTACATTGCCGCTTTATTCAGAGTTGCATCGaacctactccgtacttcgTAGATGTTTTCTGTGGTGTTGCTGGGTAGAGCCATAGGTCTTTCTGTTGATGCCCGAAGACAAGGCATTGTCTTTCATGCATCCGTCCCAGATTTCGCGCTCTCGGATGGAACTTGGCCCGAGCATGGTAGCTGGTACCTTCGTTTGCACAGAGTTTGTGCAAGGATTTCCCTGTTTTCTcgtctgctctggtctgaTTCTGGTCCAGTGATGGCGTGCGAATGCTGGAGGCTCAACTGAAAAGTCCCACAGGTGACTTGCAAGGCGTGGTTGGTTGGGCTGCATTTCCAGCATTTTTTGCAAGCCACACTTTGGGCAACAATGACAGATGCCCAATCTGCCTCGGcgctactccgtactgtgtactttgtcaacttggcGAATAATAATTCTGGTCATCTCGTCGACAGTAGAGATTGAGGAGCATGCATGCCAATCCCAGGTACTCTGTTCTCTGTATTTTTCTCTGGGAATGTACTCTGTACCGTCAGGTTATGTCCACCCCGAATTAGCAACTGTCGAGAAGTAGTGGGCTGGGCTTCTTCTTTAGGCCCCATACGCGCCGTTTCTTCATTAGGGTGGGCGTTGAATTCGCCTACTGCCGCTGGCCCCTTGCTCTCTGGGATACTTTTGATTCCTTGAGAAAATCTGGGTGCTTGCTGTAGCTGTGTCTCAGTGAAGGGCCGATCCCTAGGCCCAAGGGTTGTCAAAGGACCAACGTCATTTGAAGCACAGCATCACAACTCCACCGCCAATTTGGCAGCTTTCCCAGTAGCCTTATTGCCAAAGATCCAAAGGGTCCTCCTGGCCGGGACTTGCCCCTCGTCGATAGTTCTGGCCGAAAGTAATTCCAAAGTGGGCAATAGTAGTATTCCTGCGTATCCTTTGATTTTCGTCTCTTCAGTCGACTCGTAGTTCCTGGTGCTCAACTGTTCTGGTTGTGTGTGTTCCAATGAGATTGGGACATTTAAACGGCGAAATGTCTCCCTGGGCATCTTGCCTCAAGTAGAATCGACAAGTGTGTGCATTCCAAGCATGCTTGATGCTAGACACGGACAAGGAACAGGGGAGGAAGAGCCCAGCCTGTTCATGTTTTGCGTCGTTTCCCAACTTTGGCCACTCAGGCTCCTGCGGATGATCCTTCGGGGCGAAATCTTGAAATCCCGACAAGAGCAAGATCTGACCGACATGTGGTCTAACTTTGCAACGCCTGCAGGGCAAAgtcatgaacatgaacacaGTATTCTGGTCCATTTGTACATGGTTTCGGAGCACGGCGGTACATGATGCAGATGaacggagtatggagtacgggGGACTCAAGATTGCATTCACATTGCGCTCGCTTTTGGTCTGCTCCTTCCATGTGGACAAGGGTTCCTTCCTAGTTTGTGACTTGATGAAGAGCATGACCACTCGCCGCGCAAAGTTGCCAGACCCTGCCCCTGGAAAGCCAAAGTAAAGACTGGTG
The genomic region above belongs to Pochonia chlamydosporia 170 chromosome 2, whole genome shotgun sequence and contains:
- a CDS encoding C2H2 finger domain-containing protein (similar to Metarhizium acridum CQMa 102 XP_007813505.1); this translates as MASNANGMFSFAQTEQSTDLLNGSSWPTSEGAQTFQDYPDNGSSHSGEAEDYLFTSGQTTPRGSRLEHAPSMESVWTNPRTTAQSSVMAQAMSRADSSRSCGSSLSQSSQLSRGNVSAFRNVSHAGVTAGTLAGMDSCLLVAADANTVNSQMYWSELGGIGMNMATAGGAFAVTDTTPMHMVPAHMHLGPESVLPDNSSPSSWDCFSSSISRTSSPATIDEVWLPSALSPNSSPEVVGETPRYVDYFGTNAEQESHTSLISAERKMALSESKDVVPKIEDGLAIPSGYASRRHGSDGESSARDHELYKNATPGSDGLFHCPWEGQNTCSHKPEKLKCNYDKFVDSHLKPYRCKADSCEGARFSSTACLLRHEREAHGLHGHGDKPFLCVYDGCERAVIGNGFPRQWNLRDHMKRVHNDHGSAGGSPPSGASGQSAKGRKRKPEVVETQTTTRKATLKSMPVADAKPSAKPLIEEWLDQRRAVETLCRGLDKPDDARNLQQINEMQRRLAFMAKMTTNLSSVSSTDARSDMNRRNYTTG